DNA sequence from the Bradyrhizobium diazoefficiens genome:
CGCGGAACGAGAACGACAGGTTCGAGACGCCGCCCGAGATGTGCGCGCCCGGCAGGTTCTGCCGGATCCAGCGCGTCGCCTCGATGAAGTCGACGCCGTAATTGTTGTGCTCCTCGATGCCGGTCGCGATCGCGAAAATATTCGGATCGAAGATAACGTCTTCCGGCGGGAAGCCGACGCGGTTGACCAGGATGTCGTAGGCGCGCTTGCAGATATCGGTCTTGCGCGCGAACGTATCGGCCTGGCCCACCTCGTCGAACGCCATCACCACCACGGCCGCACCGTGGCGACGGGCGATTTTGGCCTCAAAGATGAACTTGTCTTCGCCTTCCTTCATCGAGATCGAGTTGACGACCGGCTTGCCCTGCACGCATTTCAGGCCGGCCTCAATCACCGAGAATTTCGAGGAATCCACCATCACGGGCACGCGGGCGATGTCGGGCTCGGCGGCGACGAGGTTGAGGAACGTCACCATCGCAGCTTCGGAATCGAGCAGGCCTTCGTCCATGTTGACGTCGATGATCTGCGCGCCGTTCTCGACCTGGTCGCGCGCGACCTGGAGTGCGGCGGCGTAGTCGCCGGCCGTGATCAGCTTGCGGAAGCGGGCAGAACCCGTGACATTGGTGCGCTCGCCGACATTCACGAAGGGAATGGCATCCGTCAGCACGAACGGCTCGAGGCCGGAGAGGCGCAGCTTTGGCGCAATCTCGGGCACGATGCGCGGCTTGTGCGGGGCGACGACCGCGGCGATCGCCGCGATATGCTCGGGCGTGGTGCCGCAGCAGCCGCCGACAATGTTGACGAGGCCGTCGCGCGCGAACTCGCCGATCAGGCGCGCCATATATTCCGGCGTCTCGTCGTACTGGCCGAACTCGTTGGGCAGGCCGGCGTTCGGATAGGCGCAGACCAGCGTGTCGGCGACGCGGCCGATATCGGCGATATGCGCGCGTAGGTCTTCGGCGCCAAGTGCGCAGTTGAAGCCGATGGTGACGGGTTTTGCGTGTCGCACCGAATTCCAGAACGCTTCCGGCATCTGACCGGAGAGCAAGCGGCCCGACTTGTCGGTGATGGTGCCGGAGACCATCACCGGCATGTCGATGCCGAGCTTCTCCGTGATCTCGGCGATGGCATAGAGCGCCGCCTTGGCGTTCAGCGTATCGAAGATGGTCTCGACCAGCAGCAGGTCGACGCCGCCGTCGATCAGGCCACGGATCTGCTCGCCATAGGATTTGCGCAAGTCGTCGAAGGTGACGGCACGGTAGCCGGGATTGGACACGTCAGGGGAGATCGAGGCGGTGCGGTTGGTCGGCCCGATCGCGCCGGCAACGAAGCGCGGTTTGCCGTCTTCGGCTGTAACGCGTTTGGCGGCGTTGCCGGCGAGGCGGGCGCCTTCGCGCGCCATCTCGTAGACGATGTCGGTGAGATCGTAATCGGCCTGCGCAATCGAGGTCGTCGAGAAAGTGTTGGTCGCAACGATGTCGGCGCCGGCGCGCAAGTATGCGGCGTGGATGTCCTCGATCGCCTGCGGCTGCGTCAGGATCAAAAGGTCATTGTTGCCGCGCAGGTCGCGATGGAAGTTCTTGAAGCGCTCGCCGCGGAAGGCGGCTTCGTCGAACTGGAGATTCTGGATCATCGTGCCCATGGCGCCGTCGAGCACGAGGATGCGTTCGCGCGCGGCGTTGATCAGGGCGGTTCGCTTGGGCGAGATGGATAGGGTCATGGTGTCTTAAGCCGCCTTTTGCGCGCTCTTGGCGCGAATGCCGAGCAAATGGCTGATCGCGAACACGAGATCGGCGCGGTTCATGGTGTAGAAATGGAATGTGTCGACGCCGTGCTTGGCGAGCTTCTGCACCTGCCCGGCGGCAACCGTGGCTGCCACCAGCTTGCGGGTCTCGGCGTCCTCGTCGAGACCTTCGAATTTCGCGGCGAACCAGTCCGGTACTGTGGTGCCGGCGCGGGTGACGAAGGCTCTCGCCTGCTTGAAATTGTGCATGGGCATGATGCCCGGCACGATCGGGATGTTGATGCCCCGCGCGCGCACGCGGTCGAGATAGCGGAAGTAGAGATCGTTATCGAAGAACACCTGGGTAATCGCGCGCGTCGCGCCGGCATCGACTTTGGCCTTGAGTGTGTCGATGTCTTCGTCGAAGTCGCGCGCCTCGGGGTGCTTCTCGGGATAGGCAGACACGCTCACTTCAATGTCGGCGTGCCGCTTCTTGATTCCCGCGACGAGATCGGCCGAGCTTTGATAGCCATCGGGATGGCTCGCATAGGGTGTGCCGATGCCGCCGGCGGGATCGCCGCGCAAACCGACGATGTGGCGGACGCCGACCTCATGATAGCGGTCGACGATCTCGTCGATCTCGCCGCGCGAAGCGCCAACGCAGGTCAGATGCGCAGCGGGCAGCAGCGCAGTCTCCTTGAGGATGCGGGTGATAGTCGAATGGGTCCGCTCACGGGTCGAGCCGCCGGCGCCATAGGTCACCGAGACGAATTTCGGATCGAGCGGGGCCAGCCGGTTGATGGTCTCCCAGAGATTGCGCTCCATGTCTTCCGTTTTGGGCGGAAAGAACTCGAACGAAATCGCAGGCCGCTTTACGGCGAAATGCCCGTCAGTGTGGGCAGGCGTCGTCAAATCGGTCATGGCACCACTCACTCCAGGGGCTTGCCAAGGGCTGGAGGCCGGCAGCCGCGTCTAGCTTCGGAGAGCGTAAGATAGGGCAAAGGCACAATTCTCAACAGCCCATCAACGATGGGAAATGGCCCACTTTTGGTAAAAACTATCAAATTATCGAGGCAAGGAGGACATGAGTGGGAAGTCCTTCGTTAGATCTATTTCGCAGTTATTTCAATGTTTTAATTCCACCATAGCGAGCAGTGAGGTGTCACATTTTGATGTGGGCCGGATGAACATCGCGTCACAGAACCTGCATTTGTCCCAACGCCGCCGGGCTTGGCGTACGTGGGGCTTTCCGCTCGCACACGCCAGACCTGCGTTGGTGACCCATTGCCGCCGCGCGGCCCTTCATTACGTTACCGCGCCATGATCCCGCTCTCGGTCCTCGACCTCTCCGTCGTCACCACAGGCACCAAGCCCGCCGCGGCGCTGCGCAACAGCATTGATCTCGCGCGCCATGTCGACGGGCTTGGCTATCTCCGCTACTGGCTTGCCGAGCATCACAATCTCGCCTCGGTCGCGAGCCCGGCGCCGGATGTGATGATCGGGCAGATCGCGGCCGTTACCAAGCATATCCGCGTCGGCTCCGGCGGCGTGATGTTGCCCAACCACGCGCCCCTGGTCGTCGCCGAGCGCTTCAAGATGCTGGAGGCGCTGTTTCCCGGCCGCATCGACCTCGGCCTCGGCCGCGCGCCTGGCACCGACGGCGCCACGGCTTACGCGCTGCGCAGCCGGCTCGACCGCCGCGAGGGCGACGATTTCCTGGAGCGGCTGCACGAATTGATCCTGTGGGAGACCCGTGAATTCCCTGCGGGACATCCCTACCACAACGTCGTCGCCATGCCCGACGACAGTCCGCTGCCGCCGATCTGGCTGCTCGGCTCCAGTGATTATTCCTCCGAGCTCGCAGCCCAAGTCGGCATGGGCTTCGCCTTCGCCCATCACTTCGCATCCCACGATGCGATCGACGCGATGGTGCATTATCGCAACCGCTTCCAGCCTTCGGCTTGGCGCGCGAGCCCGCACGCGATCCTCGCAGTCGCCGTCATCACGGCCGACACGGACGAGGAGGCCGAAAAGCTCGCCGCCTCCTTCGACCTCAACCGCCTCCGCCGCGACCGCGGCCAATATCTGCCGCTGCCGAGCGTCGAGGAAGCACTGGCCTATCCCTATACGGATGCCGAGCGGACCTCAATCCTGCGCAACCGGTCGCGCCTGTTCGTCGGCAATCCCGCGACCGTGCAGAAGAAGCTTCAGCCGCTGATGGATGCGAGCAAGCCGGACGAATTGATGGTGATCACGGCAGTGTACGACCACGAAGCGCGGAAGAAGTCGTATTCGCTGCTGGCGGAAGCGTTTGGATTGGCCAAAAGAGAAGCGGCTTAACCCGCTCTCGTGCCCCGGACGCCAGCGCAGCGCTTCTTCAGCGGTGTGCTGCTGAGCCGGGGCCCATCGCAGCCCCGAGTTTCGCGGCCTCTGGGTCCCGGCTCGCGCTTCGCGCGTCCGGGACACGAAATCAATCCTGCGTCTCGCTGAAGGTCGCGCGGAACGGGTGTCCCGGATACACGCCGACGATTCGGAATTCGCGCGAGAAGAATTTCAGCTCCTCGATGGCGAAGGCGAGTCCCTTGTCTTCAGGGTGACCGTCCACATCCGCGTAAAATTGCGTAGCGAAGAAGTTGCCGTCGACCATGTAGCTCTCGAGCTTGGTCATGTTGACGCCGTTGGTGGCAAAGCCGCCGAGCGCCTTGTAGAGCGCGGCGGGTAGGTTGCGCACCCGAAATACAAAAGTCGTGACCAGCGGGCCTGAACCTTGCGCCGCCCATTTCGGCTCGCGCGCCAGCACCACAAAGCGCGTGGTGTTGTGGGCCTCGTCCTCGATGTCTTCGGCGAGGATGTCGAGGCCGTAGATCTTTGCGGCGAGGCGCGAGGCGATCGCGGCGACGGTCTTGTCGTCGCGTTCGGAGATATCGCGGGCGCTGCCGGCGGTATCGGCGTGCACGATCGGCTTGACACCCAGCTTGCGGATGACGCGGCGGCACTGGCCGAGCGCGTGCACATGGCTCTCGACAGACTTGATGTCGGAAATTTTGGTTCCCTTCACCGCCATCAATTGATGCCGAACCGGCAAGAACCACTCGCCGATGATGAAGAGCCCGGAGGCCGGCAACAGATGATGGATGTCGGCGACGCGGCCGGCGACCGAGTTCTCGATCGGGATCATGCCGAGATCGGCCTCGCCCGAGGAGATCGCCGAGAGCGCGTCCTCGAAGGTGGCGCAGGGCATCGGCTCAGCGTCAGGATAGGCCTCGACGATGGCGATGTGGGAGTTGGCGCCAGGTTCGCCCTGGAATGCGATCTTCATCTTGCTCATGATCGGCCTTGTAGCAGCGGCTCAGGATTTGGAAAGGATGCCGCGCGCGGTCTCGAGGTCAGGCGGCGTGTCGACGCCGCGGGGCACGCTGTCGACGATGATGATGTCGATGCGCATGCCGGCTTCCACCGCCCTGAGCTGCTCCAGATTTTCCTGAACCTCAAGGGGGGAGCGCGGCAGCGAGACGTAGCGCTCCAGCGCCGCGCGGCGGTACGCATAGAGGCCAATATGGTGGTAGCGCGGTCCGTCGCCGTAGGGCGCGGTGGCCCGGGTAAAATAGAGCGCCCGCAACCGCCGCGGCCCGATCGGCGAGCCGATAGCCTTCACGACGCTCGGGGCCAGGTCTTCTTCCTCGGTGTGAATCTGTGAAGCCAGCGTCACGATATCGACCGCGGGATCGTCAAACGGCGGCAGCACCTCCCGGATGGTCTGCGGCGTGATCGTCGGAAAATCCCCCTGGAGATTGATCACGATCTCGGCCTTGCCGTCCGGGTCGAGCTTCTGCATGGCCTCGTGGATGCGGTCCGAGCCGGACGGATGCGTCGAGCGGGTCATCACGGCCTCGCCGCCATGGGCGGTCACGACGGACGCGATCTCGTCGGTATCGGTAGCCACCGCGACCCGGCCGATGCCGGCCGCTTCGGCGCGCCGCATCACGTGCACGATCATCGGCAGGCCCGCGATGTCGGCGAGCGGCTTGCCGGGCAGGCGGGTGGCCGCCATGCGCGCCGGGATCAGCACCAGAATGCGGGGATCAATCATCGGTTCAAGAGCCTGGAAACGGGAGGTTTTCCGCCGCGAGAAATGGGGTGGGGACGGGTTCGAAGCCGGGTCGCTTATACGGGTTGCCAGACCACGGGCAAACCGATATCTCAATGGCAAAACTCGGGGAAACAATAAGGAACGCTTGATTCTCCCGAGGCTCGTCCTGGCGGCCGCCCGGCCGCTTATTCTTTCTTGCGGTGTGGGGCCTGGCCGGAAATGGACTCTTTCGAACTCAACAAGATTCTCGGTGCCGTACTCGGCACCTGTCTCGTCCTGCTGGTGACGAGCTTCACCGCCCAGGCGCTGTTCTCGCCCAAGATGCCGGAAAAGCCGGGCTTCGAGATCGCCGTGAAGGAAGAGGCCGGCGACAAGGGTGGCGCCGCCCCGGCCGCTGCCCCGTCCGAGCCGATCGAAAAGCTGCTCCAGACCGCATCCGTCGAGAAGGGCGCGGCCGCCGCCAAGAAGTGCGGCGCCTGCCACACCTTCGAGAAGGGCGGCCCGAACCGGGTCGGTCCGAACCTCTACGGCATCGTTGGCGACCACCGCGGCGAAGACCGCAACGGCTTCAACTTCTCGGCGGCGATGAAGGCGAAGGGCGGCACCTGGACCATCGACGATTTGAACAAGTTCATCGCCAATCCGAAGGGTTTCATCCCGGGCACCGCGATGGGCTTTGCCGGCATCCCGAAGGACTCGGAGCGTGCCGACGTCATCGCCTACCTGAACAGCCTCTCCGACAGCCCGAAGCCGCTCCCGACTGCGGCGAAATAAGGCTCTTCAACGACCGATTTGGAAGACGGCCAGGCCTCAAAGCCTGGCCGTTTCCGTATCCGAGCCTCGCGGCGTTGTTATCGGGGCGTTTGGCCGCATCTGGGAAGCCGTCCGGCCTTTCGAGATGAGGAAAAAGCAACATATTCCGTCGAAACCTCGCCTATATTGAGCACTTAAAGGAGTAGCCTCCTTCAAGACAGGGATGTTGATTTGGCCATTACCCGACGCGATCTCCTGCTCACCGGCGCGGCCGTTGCTGCGCTTCCTGCCCTCGGCTCTGTGGCGGGTGTTCCCGTCGTCTCCGCGGCAGACGCGCAATCGGCCGGTGAGCTGCCCTGGCGTCACGCGCTGTCGCTGTTTGGCGACATCAAATATCCCGCCGATTTCAAGCGCTTCGACTATGTCAATCCGGACGCGCCGAAGGGCGGCGTCGCCCGACAGATTGCGATCGGGACCTTCGACAATTTCAACCTCGCGGTTGCCGGGATCAAGGGCTCGCTCGCGCCGGCTGCGGCGCTGATCTACGAAACGCTGATGACCCGCTCGCAGGACGAGGTCACCACCGAATATGGCGAGCTCGCCGAATCCGCGCAGCATCCGGACGATTTCTCCTGGGTGACCTACCGCTTGCGGAAAGAGGCGCGCTGGCACGACGGCAAGCCGGTGACGCCCGAGGACGTGATCTTCTCGCTGGAGAGCTTGAAGAAGCTGAGCCCGATGTACGCCTCCTACTATCGCCATGTCGTGAAGGTGGAGAAGAGCGGCGAGCGCGACGTCAAGTTCACCTTCGACGCGCCCGGCAATCGCGAGCTGCCGACCATCGTCGGCGAGCTCATTGTGCTGCCGAAGCATTGGTGGGAGGGCACCGACCCGCAGGGGCGCAAGCGCGACATCAGTGCGACCACCCTGGAGCCGCCGCTCGGCTCTGGTCCCTACAAGATCAAGGAGTTCGAGGCCGGACGATCGATCAAGCTCGAACGCGTCAAGGACTATTGGGGCGTCAACGTCCCGAGCCAGATCGGCACTAACAATTTCGACGAGCTGCGATTCGAGTTCTTCCGCGACAACCTTGTCGCGCTGGAAGCCTTCAAGGCCGACCAGGCCGACTGGATCGCGGAAAATTCCGCCAAGCAATGGGCGACTGCCTACGATTTCCCGGCAGTGGCCGAGAAGCGGGTGATCAAGGAGGAATTTCCGATCAACGATTCCGGCCGTATGCAGGCCTTCGCCTTCAACATCCGCCGTAACCAGTTTAGGGACCCGCGGCTGCGCCGGGCCTTCAATTACGCGTTCGATTTCGAGGAGATGAACAAGCAGCTGTTTTACGGCCAGTACAAACGCATCAACAGCTATTTCGAGGG
Encoded proteins:
- the metF gene encoding methylenetetrahydrofolate reductase [NAD(P)H], whose product is MTDLTTPAHTDGHFAVKRPAISFEFFPPKTEDMERNLWETINRLAPLDPKFVSVTYGAGGSTRERTHSTITRILKETALLPAAHLTCVGASRGEIDEIVDRYHEVGVRHIVGLRGDPAGGIGTPYASHPDGYQSSADLVAGIKKRHADIEVSVSAYPEKHPEARDFDEDIDTLKAKVDAGATRAITQVFFDNDLYFRYLDRVRARGINIPIVPGIMPMHNFKQARAFVTRAGTTVPDWFAAKFEGLDEDAETRKLVAATVAAGQVQKLAKHGVDTFHFYTMNRADLVFAISHLLGIRAKSAQKAA
- a CDS encoding 3-deoxy-manno-octulosonate cytidylyltransferase, which codes for MIDPRILVLIPARMAATRLPGKPLADIAGLPMIVHVMRRAEAAGIGRVAVATDTDEIASVVTAHGGEAVMTRSTHPSGSDRIHEAMQKLDPDGKAEIVINLQGDFPTITPQTIREVLPPFDDPAVDIVTLASQIHTEEEDLAPSVVKAIGSPIGPRRLRALYFTRATAPYGDGPRYHHIGLYAYRRAALERYVSLPRSPLEVQENLEQLRAVEAGMRIDIIIVDSVPRGVDTPPDLETARGILSKS
- a CDS encoding prephenate dehydratase gives rise to the protein MSKMKIAFQGEPGANSHIAIVEAYPDAEPMPCATFEDALSAISSGEADLGMIPIENSVAGRVADIHHLLPASGLFIIGEWFLPVRHQLMAVKGTKISDIKSVESHVHALGQCRRVIRKLGVKPIVHADTAGSARDISERDDKTVAAIASRLAAKIYGLDILAEDIEDEAHNTTRFVVLAREPKWAAQGSGPLVTTFVFRVRNLPAALYKALGGFATNGVNMTKLESYMVDGNFFATQFYADVDGHPEDKGLAFAIEELKFFSREFRIVGVYPGHPFRATFSETQD
- a CDS encoding cytochrome c family protein, giving the protein MDSFELNKILGAVLGTCLVLLVTSFTAQALFSPKMPEKPGFEIAVKEEAGDKGGAAPAAAPSEPIEKLLQTASVEKGAAAAKKCGACHTFEKGGPNRVGPNLYGIVGDHRGEDRNGFNFSAAMKAKGGTWTIDDLNKFIANPKGFIPGTAMGFAGIPKDSERADVIAYLNSLSDSPKPLPTAAK
- a CDS encoding ABC transporter substrate-binding protein, whose translation is MAITRRDLLLTGAAVAALPALGSVAGVPVVSAADAQSAGELPWRHALSLFGDIKYPADFKRFDYVNPDAPKGGVARQIAIGTFDNFNLAVAGIKGSLAPAAALIYETLMTRSQDEVTTEYGELAESAQHPDDFSWVTYRLRKEARWHDGKPVTPEDVIFSLESLKKLSPMYASYYRHVVKVEKSGERDVKFTFDAPGNRELPTIVGELIVLPKHWWEGTDPQGRKRDISATTLEPPLGSGPYKIKEFEAGRSIKLERVKDYWGVNVPSQIGTNNFDELRFEFFRDNLVALEAFKADQADWIAENSAKQWATAYDFPAVAEKRVIKEEFPINDSGRMQAFAFNIRRNQFRDPRLRRAFNYAFDFEEMNKQLFYGQYKRINSYFEGTELASSGLPEGQELAILQAVKDKVPPEVFTTAYQNPVGGTPEAVRANLREAAKLLKEAGFEVRDHKLVDSTGKPLSVEILVQDPSSERIALFYKPSLERIGVGASIRVVDDAQYQNRLRSFDFDMIIDQWGESLSPGNEQREFWGSQAADMPGSRNTIGIKNPAIDALIEKVIYAKDRSELVAATHALDRVLLWNFYLVPQFTYGFSRYARWDRFSHAEPLPKYGRSGLPALWWYDAEKAARIGKRS
- a CDS encoding LLM class flavin-dependent oxidoreductase; translation: MIPLSVLDLSVVTTGTKPAAALRNSIDLARHVDGLGYLRYWLAEHHNLASVASPAPDVMIGQIAAVTKHIRVGSGGVMLPNHAPLVVAERFKMLEALFPGRIDLGLGRAPGTDGATAYALRSRLDRREGDDFLERLHELILWETREFPAGHPYHNVVAMPDDSPLPPIWLLGSSDYSSELAAQVGMGFAFAHHFASHDAIDAMVHYRNRFQPSAWRASPHAILAVAVITADTDEEAEKLAASFDLNRLRRDRGQYLPLPSVEEALAYPYTDAERTSILRNRSRLFVGNPATVQKKLQPLMDASKPDELMVITAVYDHEARKKSYSLLAEAFGLAKREAA